In Panthera leo isolate Ple1 chromosome E3, P.leo_Ple1_pat1.1, whole genome shotgun sequence, a genomic segment contains:
- the PDIA2 gene encoding protein disulfide-isomerase A2: MDGQLLLVLLLLLLGASGPEGQGPGPGEPEEEPPKEEIPEEDGILVLSRRNLGLALREHRTLLVQFYAPWCGHCKALAPEYSKAAALLAAESAKARLAKVDGPAEAELTEEFAVTTYPTLKFFRDGNRTHPEEYTGPREAEGIAEWLRRRAGPSATRLEDEDGAQALIDGRDVVVIGFFQDLQDEDVATFLALAQDALDMTFGLTDQPKLFQKFGLTKDTVVLFKKFDEGRADFPVDEELGLDQGDLSHFLLTHSMRLVTEFNSQTSPKIFSAGILNHLLLFVNQTLASHRELLAGFGEAAPPFRGQVLFVVVDVGADNGHVLRYFGLKAEEAPTLRFINMETTKKYAPAHGGPLTATSVTAFCHAVLGGEVKPYLLSQELPPDWDQRPVKTLVGKNFEQVAFDETKNVFIKFYAPWCTHCKEMAAAWEALADKYKDHEDIIIAELDATANELEAFPVHGFPTLKFFPAGPGRKVIEYKSTRDLETFSKFLDSGGELPAEEPAEEPAAPFPETPANSTTEPKEEL; this comes from the exons agggccaggggccagggcccGGGGAGCCCGAGGAGGAGCCCCCCAAGGAGGAAATCCCTGAGGAGGATGGGATCTTGGTGCTGAGCCGGCGCAACCTGGGCCTGGCCCTGCGGGAGCACCGCACTCTGCTGGTGCAGTTCT ATGCCCCATGGTGTGGGCACTGCAAGGCACTGGCCCCCGAATACAGCAAGGCCGCAGCCCTGCTGGCGGCAGAGTCCGCCAAAGCCAGGCTGGCCAAGGTGGACGGGCCTGCAGAGGCAGAGCTGACGGAGGAGTTTGCTGTGACCACATACCCCACGCTCAAGTTCTTCCGCGATGGGAACCGTACACACCCGGAGGAGTACACCG GCCCCAGAGAGGCTGAGGGCATCGCTGAATGGCTGAGGCGGCGGGCGGGGCCCAGTGCCACCCGGCTGGAGGACGAGGACGGTGCCCAGGCACTGATTGACGGCCGGGACGTCGTGGTCATTGGCTTCTTCCAG GACCTGCAGGACGAGGACGTGGCTACCTtcctggccctggcccaggaTGCCCTGGACATGACCTTTGGCCTCACTGACCAGCCAAAGCTCTTTCAGAAGTTTGGCCTCACCAAGGACACCGTGGTGCTCTTCAAGAAG TTTGACGAGGGCCGGGCAGACTTCCCAGTGGACGAAGAGCTGGGCCTGGATCAGGGCGACCTGTCGCACTTCCTCCTCACGCACAGCATGCGTCTGGTCACAGAATTCAACAGCCAG ACATCGCCTAAGATCTTTTCGGCCGGGATCCTCAACCACCTGCTGCTGTTTGTCAACCAGACACTGGCCTCCCACCGGGAGCTGCTGGCTGGCTTCGGGGAGGCAGCTCCCCCATTCCGGGGGCAG GTGCTGTTCGTGGTCGTGGACGTCGGTGCCGACAACGGCCACGTGCTGCGGTACTTCGGCCTCAAGGCTGAGGAGGCCCCCACCCTGCGCTTCATCAACATGGAGACCACCAAGAAGTACGCGCCTGCACACGGGGGGCCGCTCACCGCAACCTCCGTCACCGCCTTCTGCCACGCGGTCCTTGGCGGCGAGGTCAAG CCCTACCTCCTGAGCCAGGAGCTGCCCCCTGACTGGGATCAGCGGCCGGTCAAGACCCTCGTGGGCAAGAATTTTGAGCAGGTGGCTTTCGACGAAACCAAGAACGTGTTCATCAAGTTTT ACGCCCCTTGGTGCACCCACTGCAAGGAGATGGCTGCGGCCTGGGAGGCCCTGGCCGACAAGTACAAGGACCACGAGGACATCATCATTGCGGAACTGGACGCCACGGCCAACGAGCTGGAGGCTTTCCCTGTGCACGGCTTCCCTACCCTCAAGTTCTTCCCCGCGGGGCCGGGTCGCAAG GTGATTGAATACAAAAGCACCAGGGACCTGGAGACCTTCTCCAAGTTCCTGGACAGCGGGGGTGAGCTGCCCGCAGAGGAGCCCGCAGAGGAGCCCGCAGCCCCCTTCCCG GAGACCCCAGCCAATTCCACCACGGAGCCCAAAGAGGAGCTGTAG